The genomic segment GTTCCCTCAGGCCGCACAAGGCTCATAACGATATGCTCTGGCGTCTGCCAGCTCGCACTCGTCACGAGCGCTGCGCCGCTTACCCCTTAGTATACATTCCTGTTACCTGCGGATCAGAGTTCCTCAAGGCTGTCGCGGATGACGTCGAAATACTCCAGGGCCAGACCAGTGCCAATGGCAACACAGCTCATCGGATCGTCTGCAACATAGCAGGGCACCCCTGTAACCTCGGTGAGGAGACGGTCAAGATTGCGGAGGAGCGCCCCACCACCGGTGAGTACCATGCCCTTATCGATAATGTCTGAGGCAAGCTCGGGCGGGGTCTTCTCAAGCACTGAGCGGACTGCCCCAATAATCGCTTCGAGTGGCTCAGTAATCGCCTCCACGATTTCGTTCGCGTGAATCGGGATCGTACGTGGTAACCCGGCTACCTCGTCGCGTCCGCGTACCTCGATCGAGAGATCCTCTTCAACTGGGAGGGCTGAGCCAATCGCAATCTTGATTTCCTCAGCGGTTCGCTCGCCGATGCGCAGGTTGTGCTTCCGCTTGATGTACGCCGCGATGGCGTCATCAAAATGGTTTCCACCGATGCGAATTGATTCTGCAACGACAATGCCGTTGAGGGAAATGACAGCAACTTCAGTTGTGCCACCGCCAATATTGATGACCATGTTCCCGCTAGGGTCGGCAACAGGGACTTTTGCTCCGATAGCAGCGGCTAACGGCTCACTAATGAGGTATGCTCGCCGGGCTCCAGCGTTTAAGGCGGCGTCACGGACTGCTCGACGTTCGACGCTTGTGACGCCAGCCGGAACAGAAATCATGACCTCGGGCCGAACAAGCGAGAAGCGACCTACTGTCTTATTAATAAAGTAGCGGAGCATTTCTTGCGTAACGACATAATCGGCGATGACACCGTTCCGCATTGGCCGCACCACTTCGATCGTGTCGCGCGGCTCACGGCCAAGCATGTTACGGGCTTCAATGCCAACCGCTTTGACTTTTCCATCCTTCGCCGAAATGGCAACGACTGATGGCTCGTTAATCACGATCCCACGGCCACGGACATAGACAAGGACGTTTGCCGTGCCCAGGTCGATGCCAAGTTGCTTCGCCACTGTGCCTGCCCTCACCAACTCGCAGATACTCGTGCACAGCAACAATCCCGTGGCCATGTGGACACGGGCGTTCCATTCGGATTGTACACAGTGTAAGGGCAGTACGCGTTAGTTCTCAAGGGTGACGCCTTTGGCTTGTAATGCTGCGATATCCGTTTCAATTTCACGAAGTTGACGCTCAATAATTGGCAGCCGATCTCGTGTCCGTGCCATGTCGGATAATACGGCATCGCGCTCTTTCCGTAACCGCCGAAGTTCACTGACCAACTGCTGCCGATGCCGTTCACGCGTTAGGCAAGTTGGGCAGTGATCGTGGAGATCACGCCATCCTCCACAGACCGGGCAAGGCCGGACCAGCGATGACAGCGTTGGGAGATCGATGGGCTGCTGCTCGCGGATGGCTTGCAGCACTGCAGTTGCCAGCAAATCAAGACTTGTGAGCAGTCGTTCGCTCAGTGTTGTGCGCTGATCTTCGGTGAGATCCGTTGGAAACAGCGGCGAGAGATCGACCTCATCACGGACGAGTTGGGCTGGCGCGAGCTGGTGACCACGCTCTGCCCAGTCAATCGCCTCGTGCCACGTACATGGTATTGTGCCAATCACGAGTGTGAGCGTTGCCGGCGCTGTCGTGTCACATGCAATCAGCTGAATCGGCACGGGCGGTAACTCGGGCGGAGGAGAAGGTGCACGTTGGGGCTGGTCCCACTGCTTGATATCAGCTTCGACTTGGGCGATCGCTGCTTCAAGTTCAGCAGCGCGCACTGTCCACCGATTCGATGGTTTCTGTGCTTCAAGCGCTTGCTCACGATCGTACTGTAGCTCTGCCTGCTGCTGGAGCAGCCGGCGCAGCCGACGGCGCTCTGCTTCGCGGATATATGCTTGCTCAGCATCACCATCGTGAGATGGCGATGGTCGTTGGTCTGGTTGTGTTGGCTCATGGCGACGACGGAACCAGCGAAGCATCCAATGACTCCTTGCACTTCCCATTCTCGATTCAAGTGTTGCCTGATGATACTGAAGCCGACAACGCACGGTAGACTCTCAACGAAAGCGTGAGTGCTGAGCTAGAAGGGACGAAGGAAAGCGTGACGGACGTGATTGACCTGCGCGGTGACTGGGCTGCACCGCCAACGCCAGCAATGCGGCGGGCGATGGCAGAGGCTGAAGTGGGCGATGACAACTCGCATGAAGATCCCACGGTCATTCGGCTTGAGGAGCGCGCGGCTGAGATCCTTGGCAAGGAAGCCGCGCTCTTCGTACCAAGTGGCACAATGGGAAATCTTGTGAGCATTCTTGCCTTGACCGAATACGGTACTGAGATCATCCTTGGTGATCGCTCGCATGCTTATGTCTACGAGGTTGGTAGCGCCGCTGTTATCGGTGGCCATCCGTACCGGCCAGTACCCAATGATCGTTTCGGGGGTCTCAATCCTCGTGACGTTGAATCTGCTATACGTCCGCCGAATATTCATTTTCCGCGTACTGGCCTCCTGATGCTTGAGAATACGCATAACCTCTGTGGTGGAACAGTGCTCTCCGTCGAGTTAACTCGACAACTCTGTGCCCTTGCGCATGCGCATGGCATCCCCGTTCATCTTGATGGCTCGCGCATCTTTAACGCGGCTGCTGCCCTTGGCGTCCCTGCAGCAGAGCTTGCACAGGATGCTGATACTGTCATGTTTTGTCTTTCAAAAGGGCTTGCCGTCCCAGTCGGTTCAATGGTCTGCGGATCTGCAGAGGTGATCGAGCGTGCACGGCAAAAACGCAAGCTGCTTGGGGGCGCCATGCGGCAAGCGGGTGTTCTTGCAGCTGCTGGTCTCGTTGCCCTTGAGCAGATGATCGATCGATTGCCGGAAGACCATGCGACAGCGCGATACCTCGCTGAGGGGCTCGCACTGCTCCCGGGCTTTGTTGTTGATCTTGAAACGGTGCAGACCAATATCGTCTTCTGTACCCTTGAGCCGCCGCTGTCGGCTGAGGCCGTTGCTGCAGCTCTACGCGATGCGGGCATCCGGTGTAGTGTCTTTGGCGCGCAGCAGATTCGTTTCGTTACGCACTACGCCATTACACGCGCCCATATTGATCGCGTTCTAAGTGCTCTACAGCAGATTGTGTGTGAGCTGGGCGGAACGCGCTTGGCGGTAGGCCCCAATGGCTGAAGCATTACCCCGTGCCGTCGATGTTGTCGTCATCGGTGGTGGGATCATTGGCTGTGCAATTGCGTATGAACTGGCGCGCTCGGGCGTCGATACCCTTTTGCTTGAAGCAGGGACGCTTGCCCGTGGAGCATCTGGGGCAAGCGCTGGTGGTGTGCGCCAGCAAGGCCGTGATCCCCGCGAGTTGCCTTTGGCAAGGCAGGCAGTTGCGCGTTGGCCGTCGCTTGCTGAAGAGTTGGGATATCCAACAGGATTTTCCCGCTGCGGTCATCTTACTCTCGCTGAGTCGTCACAAGAACTTGCGATACTCGCTGAGCGCTGTGAGCGCGAGCGAATGGATGGCATCGACGCTCGCTTGGTCGACGCAGCTGACGTCCAGACCCTTGCGCCAGGGGTTGCTCCGCATGTCGTCGGTGGAAGTTGGACGCCTGATGATGGACAGGCTGTGCCCGCGTTGGCGACGGTTGCATTCGCGCAGGCTGCTCGCCGTTTGGGCGCTCGCATCATCGTTGGCTGTCGGGTCACGGGTATTCGGCAAGTAGCCAGCCGCGTTGTTGGTGTTGACACTCCATTCGGGTCGCTCGCTTGCAACTGGATTATCAATGCTGCGGGAGCTTGGAGTGCACACCTTGCCAGGCTTGCCGGGCGGGTACTCAATGTTGCCCCGCGCGCGTTGCAAATGCTCGTGACTTTTCCTGCGCCCCAGCGCCCGTTACCGGTGTTAGGTGCGTTGAACCGGCGTCTTAGCTTTAAGCAGCTTGCTGATGGATCCTATCTCATTGGCGGAGGCTGGCCTGGCCTCGTCGTAGGGTCTCGAAGTGTCCTCTTGCCAGCAAGCCTTCAGGGTAGTGCGCGAGACGCTTGCGCAATCTACCCGCCAGTTGCTCAGATACCGCTTCGTCGTGCATGGGCTGGTATTGAAGGATTTACTCCTGATGGGGTGCCGGTGGTGGGCCCCGATCCCAACGTGGCAGGTTTCGTTTATGCCTGTGGTTTCTGTGGTCATGGTTTTGCTTTGGCTCCGGCTGTTGGTGAAGCAGTCGCTCGCTTTGTTCGCACAGGTCAGCTTGATCCAGCAATCCTCCCATTCCGCCCGGATCGATTTGGCGCTATGACCTAGTCTGTGCCACAACTGAGTAGTGGATACGGTCTTGCACCCTGGTACCGGAAAGGGAGCCAATTGGACGCGATTTGGATTGGGCAAAACGGGCAACGTGCTGCGCGACGTTGGGCGGGGCTGGATCTTTATCTTCTCGTGACAACGGCAGTCCTGGTTGGCTTCGGGATTGTCGTTATCTGGAGTGCTGAAGGAGCTGGTCCACTGCGGCTTGGCAGTCTGGCCGTCCGTCAAGCGCTCTACGCACTGGTTGGCTTGCCACTTTTACTTGGTCTGACCTGGCTTGATTACCGCTACATTAAATCGCTGGCCTGGGTGATTTATGCAGTGTCTCTTTTCTTGTTAGCACTTGTTGACTTTATCGGCACGAACATCGGTGGTTCAGTTCGTTGGATTGATATTGGGCCGGTTAGTCTTCAACCGTCTGAGCCAGCCAAACTTGGGGTTTTGATTGCGCTTGCAACGCTCTTGGCTGATCACTGGGAGGAGATGCACCGGTTCACCTGGTTTGTCCTCTCCGGTGTGCTCGTTGCGATTCCAATGGGGCTTGTCTACCAGCAGCCTGACCTCGGCACGGCCGGTGTTTTTGCAGCGATCTGGCTTGCCCTTATTTTGGTCTCACCGGTGCGCAAGCGATATGTATTTGCGCTTCTCCTTGCCTCTCCTGCCGTTGCACTGTTTGCCTGGCGCTACGTTTTGCATGACTACATGCGGCAGCGACTCCTCATTTCATTCCACCCTGAACGCGATTACTTTGGTGCTGGGTTCAATATCATTCAAGCGCAAATTACGATTGGGACGGGCGGACTGCTCGGGAATGGATTGGCTGGCAGCATGCAGAGCCAGCTCGGGTTGCTACGTGTTCGAACAACAGATTTCATCTTCGCCCACGCCATGGGTATGTTCGGTTTTGTTGGTGCACTGGCCTTGATTGTGGCCTATGGTTTGCTGCTTTGGCGGCTGATTCATGTCGCTGAAGTTGCCGCTGATCGCTTCGCGCACCTCCTGGCGATTGGCGTGACAGTCATGATCTTTTTCCAGGCATTTGTCAATATGGGAATGAATGTTGGTATTATGCCGGTGACTGGCCTACCCCTGCCGTTTGTTAGCTATGGTGGCAGCTCACTCTGGACGCTATTTGCTAGCCTTGGCATCATGCAAAGCATTCTGGTGCACCGTCGCCGGATCGGCTTTCGTGCTTTTGGGTGATAACCTCCGATAGTCCGCATGGCTTCCACGTTGTTCGTCTTTCACGATCTCTAACTGGTGTTTGTATGCAATCGAGGTGTGTTCTGTACAACATGGGAAAGCACAAGGGCCGGTGCAACGTCGCCGGCCCTTGTGGCTGGAGGGGGTGAGAAGGATAAAGCGGGTGGTGCTATAGGGTCGTTGCTGGTTCAGTGCGCGCAACGAAAGCTCGCGCGAGTGCGCAGAACCAGGCATGGAATCGATCATCTTCGGCAAGCTCAGGATGGAACGCGGTGCCGATGATATTGCCTTGCCGTACGGCAACAACTGTACCGTCAGCGAGTTGCGCTAATGGCTCAACATTTGGCCCAATCCATGAGACGATTGGGGCGCGAATGAAGACCGCCCGGAACGGTTGGGGACCAAGGACAGGGATAGCAAGGTCGACCTCGAAACTCTCGGGTTGTGGTCCAAAGGCATTGCGTCGGACCACGATGTCGAGCACGCCAAGCAGCGGCTGCGTGCGGGCACGTGTTTCAGCATCAACGTCGCGGGCCAGGACGATCATGCCAGCGCATGTGCCCCAGACCGGCATGCCGCTCTGAATACACTCGAGCAGCTTGTCACGCAGAGCAAAGCGCTCGATGAGCCGACCGATTGTTGTGCTTTCACCGCCAGGGATGATAAGTCCAGCGAGACCATCAAGATGGTGCGGGAGTCTCACCTCTCGAGCTGCGACACCAAGCCGCTCGAGTACCGCAAGGTGTTCCTTGAAGTCGCCCTGCAACGCAAGAACCCCGATGGTTGGTTCCATCGCTGTACTCCTTTACCAGCCTCGCGGTGCAAGACGTTGCTCGGCAGGGATCGCGGCGAGATCGACGCCACGCATTGGCTCGCCTAAGCCTCGGCTCACTTCGGCAAGAATCTTGGGATCGCGATAGTGCGTGACGGCCTCAACGATCGCTCGGGCGCGCTTGAAGGGATTCTCTGACTTGAAGATGCCCGATCCGACGAAGACCCCTTCAGCTCCAAGTTGCATCACAAGTGCGGCATCGGCAGGAGTTGCGACACCGCCGGCGCAGAAAAGTGGCACTGGTAACCAGCCAGTCTCCGCTACTTCGCGAACGATTTCGTAGGGGGCGCCGAGTTCTTTGGAAGCTGTCATGAGCTCCTCATGAGGCATTGCCTGCAAGCGGCGGATACCGTCAATAATTTCGCGCAGGTGACGTACCGCTTCGACAATATTGCCCGTGCCAGCCTCTCCCTTGCTCCGAATCATCGCGGCACCTTCACCAATGCGGCGCAGGGCTTCACCTAAGTCTCGGGCACCGCAAACGAATGGTGTGCGGAACGGGTGCTTATCAATGTGGTAACGGTCGTCGGCTGGAGTCAGCACTTCGCTTTCGTCGATGAAGTCGATCCCCAGCGCCTCAAGGATTTGAGCCTCGACGAAGTGGCCAATGCGCACCTTGGCCATGACTGGGATCGTTACCGCTTCTTTAATGCGCAAAATCAATTCGGGATCACTCATCCGTGCAACGCCGCCTTCACGGCGAATGTCAGCTGGCACTCGCTCCAAGGCCATGACGGCAACTGCGCCAGCTTCTTCGGCAAGCTTGGCCTGATCAGGCGTGACCACATCCATAATCACGCCACCTTTGAGCATTTGGGCAAGGCCAACCTTTGTCTTCCAGGTTGCCTTTTCACCGTGGCCATTTGGTGTCACGCTCATGCTGTCTTCCTCCTTTCTGCACTGTTCTTGCCTCTCCTAAACCAGTGGTCGAGCGAGCACGGCCGTGCGATCGCGTCCGAATCGGTTCGCGCGTAACGTGTGAATGGCCTGAGCAAGTCGTTTGATGCCTTCCTCTATCTGATCTGGATTGGGATAGGTGAAGTTCAGCCGGAGGAACTCGGCGCCTCCTCCATCGGGAAAGCAACTTTCTCCCGGTGTGAATGCAACCCCGTGTCGCGCCGCCTCTGGGAGGAGGTCGCGCGCTCGCAACCCGTCCTGCAGCTGACACCAAAGGTAAAGTCCACCTCCAGGCCGTTCCCAGGCCAAGACGTCAGCGGCATATGCCTCCAGCGCGCTGAGCATACGATCTCGCCGTACTGGGTAGGTTTGGCGGAGACGCTCGATATGCTGGTCGAGCAGACCACGAGTGAGGAAAGCCCAAACAGCCCATTGGGCGAGCGCGTTGGTGTCAAGGTCGACGAGTTGTTTCAAGGTGCTGAGGCGTTCAATGACCGGCTGTGGACCAACAACCCAGCCGATACGAAAACCCGGGAAGAGCACCTTTGAGACAGTACTGAGGTAGATCACAATGCCAGCGGTATCAAGAGAGAGCAGTGATGGCAGTGCTGGTCCCTCGTAGCGCAGCATGCTGTAGGGATCATCCTCGATGATGGGAATCTGATACCGAATAGCTATATCAAGGAGCCGTTGCCGTCGCTCGAGGGAAAGGGTTGTACCAGTCGGATTTTGGAACGTTGGAAGGGTGTAGATGAGCTTAGGACGACGACGCTGCACCATATCTTCGAGCACGCTGACATGCATCCCGTGGCGGTCCACAGGTATTGGCAAGAAGCGTGCACCAATTGCTCGGAAGACGTGGAGGGCGCCGAGATAGGTCGGCGATTCAACAGCAACGACGTCGCCAGGTTCGAGCAAGGCGCGGGCGAGTAAGTAGAGCCCTTGCTGCGAGCCCGAGACGACGAGGACGTGCGCGGCGGTCGTTCTGGCACCATGCTGACGCAGGTATTGCGCGATAGCTTCACGGAGTGGCGGGTATCCCTCAGTAGGACAGTACTGGAGGAGTGATTGGCCCTCGTGGTGCAATGCCTCGTCGAGCAGGGCACGAACGGTCTCCACTGGGTAGAACTCAGGAGCAGGAGCGCCGGTAGCAAAGCTGATGACATCCGGTCGGGCCGATACAACCATCGTGTCATAGAGCAATGGATCACGCATAACTGTCGTAATTGGCGTAAAAAATTGAGCCCAGGCAACCGACGAGCCAAGTGGTTGTGGCGAAGGCTGTGGTTCAGCAACGATCGTGCCGCGGCCAACGTGGCCGACAATCAAGCCTTCAGCCGCGAGTTCGCGATAGGCACTCACGACCGTAGTCCGGTTGACGCCGAGCATTGCCGCTAAACGGCGCTCTGGAGGGAGCCGTGTGCCCGGTGGGAGTTCGCCGGAACGAATCTGCTCGCGAAGTTGCTCGGCAATCTGCCGGTAAAACGGAATAGAGCTTGTGCGATCAAGCGTCAGTCGCATCCAATCCTCCTTTGGATGCCCCATTTACTTAGCGTAGTCTCACGCTACCAGGCAAGAAAAGAGCCAATTCTGGC from the Thermorudis peleae genome contains:
- a CDS encoding FtsW/RodA/SpoVE family cell cycle protein, with translation MDAIWIGQNGQRAARRWAGLDLYLLVTTAVLVGFGIVVIWSAEGAGPLRLGSLAVRQALYALVGLPLLLGLTWLDYRYIKSLAWVIYAVSLFLLALVDFIGTNIGGSVRWIDIGPVSLQPSEPAKLGVLIALATLLADHWEEMHRFTWFVLSGVLVAIPMGLVYQQPDLGTAGVFAAIWLALILVSPVRKRYVFALLLASPAVALFAWRYVLHDYMRQRLLISFHPERDYFGAGFNIIQAQITIGTGGLLGNGLAGSMQSQLGLLRVRTTDFIFAHAMGMFGFVGALALIVAYGLLLWRLIHVAEVAADRFAHLLAIGVTVMIFFQAFVNMGMNVGIMPVTGLPLPFVSYGGSSLWTLFASLGIMQSILVHRRRIGFRAFG
- the pdxT gene encoding pyridoxal 5'-phosphate synthase glutaminase subunit PdxT, which produces MEPTIGVLALQGDFKEHLAVLERLGVAAREVRLPHHLDGLAGLIIPGGESTTIGRLIERFALRDKLLECIQSGMPVWGTCAGMIVLARDVDAETRARTQPLLGVLDIVVRRNAFGPQPESFEVDLAIPVLGPQPFRAVFIRAPIVSWIGPNVEPLAQLADGTVVAVRQGNIIGTAFHPELAEDDRFHAWFCALARAFVARTEPATTL
- the pdxS gene encoding pyridoxal 5'-phosphate synthase lyase subunit PdxS, which gives rise to MSVTPNGHGEKATWKTKVGLAQMLKGGVIMDVVTPDQAKLAEEAGAVAVMALERVPADIRREGGVARMSDPELILRIKEAVTIPVMAKVRIGHFVEAQILEALGIDFIDESEVLTPADDRYHIDKHPFRTPFVCGARDLGEALRRIGEGAAMIRSKGEAGTGNIVEAVRHLREIIDGIRRLQAMPHEELMTASKELGAPYEIVREVAETGWLPVPLFCAGGVATPADAALVMQLGAEGVFVGSGIFKSENPFKRARAIVEAVTHYRDPKILAEVSRGLGEPMRGVDLAAIPAEQRLAPRGW
- a CDS encoding NAD(P)/FAD-dependent oxidoreductase, which produces MAEALPRAVDVVVIGGGIIGCAIAYELARSGVDTLLLEAGTLARGASGASAGGVRQQGRDPRELPLARQAVARWPSLAEELGYPTGFSRCGHLTLAESSQELAILAERCERERMDGIDARLVDAADVQTLAPGVAPHVVGGSWTPDDGQAVPALATVAFAQAARRLGARIIVGCRVTGIRQVASRVVGVDTPFGSLACNWIINAAGAWSAHLARLAGRVLNVAPRALQMLVTFPAPQRPLPVLGALNRRLSFKQLADGSYLIGGGWPGLVVGSRSVLLPASLQGSARDACAIYPPVAQIPLRRAWAGIEGFTPDGVPVVGPDPNVAGFVYACGFCGHGFALAPAVGEAVARFVRTGQLDPAILPFRPDRFGAMT
- a CDS encoding GntG family PLP-dependent aldolase, translated to MTDVIDLRGDWAAPPTPAMRRAMAEAEVGDDNSHEDPTVIRLEERAAEILGKEAALFVPSGTMGNLVSILALTEYGTEIILGDRSHAYVYEVGSAAVIGGHPYRPVPNDRFGGLNPRDVESAIRPPNIHFPRTGLLMLENTHNLCGGTVLSVELTRQLCALAHAHGIPVHLDGSRIFNAAAALGVPAAELAQDADTVMFCLSKGLAVPVGSMVCGSAEVIERARQKRKLLGGAMRQAGVLAAAGLVALEQMIDRLPEDHATARYLAEGLALLPGFVVDLETVQTNIVFCTLEPPLSAEAVAAALRDAGIRCSVFGAQQIRFVTHYAITRAHIDRVLSALQQIVCELGGTRLAVGPNG
- a CDS encoding rod shape-determining protein; the encoded protein is MAKQLGIDLGTANVLVYVRGRGIVINEPSVVAISAKDGKVKAVGIEARNMLGREPRDTIEVVRPMRNGVIADYVVTQEMLRYFINKTVGRFSLVRPEVMISVPAGVTSVERRAVRDAALNAGARRAYLISEPLAAAIGAKVPVADPSGNMVINIGGGTTEVAVISLNGIVVAESIRIGGNHFDDAIAAYIKRKHNLRIGERTAEEIKIAIGSALPVEEDLSIEVRGRDEVAGLPRTIPIHANEIVEAITEPLEAIIGAVRSVLEKTPPELASDIIDKGMVLTGGGALLRNLDRLLTEVTGVPCYVADDPMSCVAIGTGLALEYFDVIRDSLEEL
- a CDS encoding PLP-dependent aminotransferase family protein, yielding MRLTLDRTSSIPFYRQIAEQLREQIRSGELPPGTRLPPERRLAAMLGVNRTTVVSAYRELAAEGLIVGHVGRGTIVAEPQPSPQPLGSSVAWAQFFTPITTVMRDPLLYDTMVVSARPDVISFATGAPAPEFYPVETVRALLDEALHHEGQSLLQYCPTEGYPPLREAIAQYLRQHGARTTAAHVLVVSGSQQGLYLLARALLEPGDVVAVESPTYLGALHVFRAIGARFLPIPVDRHGMHVSVLEDMVQRRRPKLIYTLPTFQNPTGTTLSLERRQRLLDIAIRYQIPIIEDDPYSMLRYEGPALPSLLSLDTAGIVIYLSTVSKVLFPGFRIGWVVGPQPVIERLSTLKQLVDLDTNALAQWAVWAFLTRGLLDQHIERLRQTYPVRRDRMLSALEAYAADVLAWERPGGGLYLWCQLQDGLRARDLLPEAARHGVAFTPGESCFPDGGGAEFLRLNFTYPNPDQIEEGIKRLAQAIHTLRANRFGRDRTAVLARPLV